In Capricornis sumatraensis isolate serow.1 chromosome 2, serow.2, whole genome shotgun sequence, the DNA window ACTCCCTCATGGTTTTCTATCTTTAGCTGTTTTTCTGGCCTTCTTCACTAGGCTTTTGGAGAGGGCACTGGCAACTCTCGGGCCTCTCTTTAAGAACTGAAGGCCTGCTTTGCGACTTAACCGCTCATCCTCGGTGTCCGCAGcaccttctgtctctctctccggCGGCGACCTCCGACGGCCGGAAATTCACCATGTCCATCCTGAAGGTCCACGCCAGAGAGATCTTTGACTCTCGTGGCAATCCCACCGTCAAGGTTGATCTCTTCACCGCAAAAGGTCTCTTCAGAGCTGCTGTGCCCAGTGGTGCCTCAACTGGAATCTGTGAGGCCCTGGAGCTCCGAGACAATGATAAGACGCGCTACATGGGGAAAGGTGTCTCAAAGGCTGTTGAGCACATCAATAAAACTATTGCGCCTGCCCTGGTTAGCAAGAAGCTGAACGTCGTGGAGCAGGAGAAGATCGACAAGCTGATGACAGAGATGGATGGCACAGAAAATAAGTCCAAGTTTGGTGCAAACGCCATCCTGGGCGTGTCCCTGGCTGTCTGCAAGGCTGGTGCTGTGGAGAAGGGGGTGCCCCTCTACCGCCACATTGCCGACTTGGCTGGCAATGCTGAGGTCATCCTGCCAGTTCCAGCTTTCAATGTCATCAACGGTGGCTCTCATGCTGGCAACAAGCTGGCCATGCAGGAGTTTATGATCCTTCCTGTTGGGGCCGAAAACTTACGGGAGGCCATGCGCATCGGAGCAGAGGTTTACCACAACCTGAAGAACGTCATCAAGGAGAAATACGGGAAGGACGCCACCAATGTGGGAGATGAGGGCGGCTTTGCCCCCAACATCCTGGAGAACAAAGAAGCCCTGGAGCTGCTGAAGAACGCCATCGGCAAGCCTGGCTACAGCGACAAGGTCGTCATCGGCATGGACGTAGCTGCCTCTGAGTTCTACAGGTCGGGCAAGTATGACCTGGACTTCAAGTCGCCCGATGACCCCAACAGGTACATCACACCCGACGAGCTGGCCGACCTGTACAAGTCCTTCATCAGGGACTACCCAGTGGTGTCTATCGAGGACCCCTTCGACCAGGATGACTGGGAAGCTTGGCAGAAGTTCACTGCCAGCGCGGGGATCCAGGTGGTGGGGGACGACCTCACGGTGACCAACCCCAAGCGGATCGCCAAGGCCGTGAGCGAGAAATCCTGCAACTGCCTCCTGCTCAAAGTGAACCAGATCGGCTCTGTGACCGAGTCCCTGCAGGCGTGCAAGCTGGCCCTGTCCAACGG includes these proteins:
- the LOC138072884 gene encoding alpha-enolase-like isoform X2; the protein is MSILKVHAREIFDSRGNPTVKVDLFTAKGLFRAAVPSGASTGICEALELRDNDKTRYMGKGSKFGANAILGVSLAVCKAGAVEKGVPLYRHIADLAGNAEVILPVPAFNVINGGSHAGNKLAMQEFMILPVGAENLREAMRIGAEVYHNLKNVIKEKYGKDATNVGDEGGFAPNILENKEALELLKNAIGKPGYSDKVVIGMDVAASEFYRSGKYDLDFKSPDDPNRYITPDELADLYKSFIRDYPVVSIEDPFDQDDWEAWQKFTASAGIQVVGDDLTVTNPKRIAKAVSEKSCNCLLLKVNQIGSVTESLQACKLALSNGWGVMVSHRSGETEDTFIADLVVGLCMGQIKTGAPCRSERLAKYNQILRIEEELGSKAKFAGRSFRNPLTK
- the LOC138072884 gene encoding alpha-enolase-like isoform X1, with the protein product MSILKVHAREIFDSRGNPTVKVDLFTAKGLFRAAVPSGASTGICEALELRDNDKTRYMGKGVSKAVEHINKTIAPALVSKKLNVVEQEKIDKLMTEMDGTENKSKFGANAILGVSLAVCKAGAVEKGVPLYRHIADLAGNAEVILPVPAFNVINGGSHAGNKLAMQEFMILPVGAENLREAMRIGAEVYHNLKNVIKEKYGKDATNVGDEGGFAPNILENKEALELLKNAIGKPGYSDKVVIGMDVAASEFYRSGKYDLDFKSPDDPNRYITPDELADLYKSFIRDYPVVSIEDPFDQDDWEAWQKFTASAGIQVVGDDLTVTNPKRIAKAVSEKSCNCLLLKVNQIGSVTESLQACKLALSNGWGVMVSHRSGETEDTFIADLVVGLCMGQIKTGAPCRSERLAKYNQILRIEEELGSKAKFAGRSFRNPLTK